One window from the genome of Treponema sp. OMZ 838 encodes:
- a CDS encoding ATP-binding protein has protein sequence MKTEKHKEQQNVEWKAEWKEEYLKWICGFANAQGGKIYIGKDDKGETVGLKNAKKLLTDIPNKVRDVLGIIVDVNLHTSHTKEYLEISVSPSSYPVNYKGEYHYRSGSTKQLLKGAALTQFLFERTGLTWDSVPMEKLDMKDFWHDSFALFRNQALLSKRMDEKDLQITDAQLLDHLGLVKDGHILRAGMMLFYQDPEKWINGAYIKVGYFKSNTDIAYMDEIHGSLISQAEKVIDLLFTKYLTADITYEGVTRIETYPFPKAAIREAVYNAIVHKNYATQIPIQISVYKDKLYISNDCILPAGWTVDTLMSKHRSKPFNPNIANGFFRAGLIETWGRGIEKICEACIEHDTPIPKYTVHPEDIMVMFECCKKEIHTGVVWEKPQRFYDKRYEYRMNTDMNTDMNTDMNTDMNTAVGTSTDDTVIQRVLHFLIQYPKSTQKEISEKLEVTTRTVERTIATLKEQGYIKRAGNNRSGYWEIKKYNWRTR, from the coding sequence ATGAAAACGGAAAAGCATAAAGAACAACAGAATGTAGAATGGAAAGCTGAATGGAAGGAAGAGTACCTCAAATGGATATGCGGCTTTGCAAATGCGCAAGGAGGCAAAATATATATCGGTAAAGATGATAAGGGTGAGACGGTCGGCCTAAAAAATGCAAAAAAACTGCTGACGGATATTCCCAATAAAGTACGAGACGTATTAGGCATCATTGTCGATGTAAATTTACATACCAGCCATACTAAAGAGTATTTAGAGATCAGTGTTTCTCCGAGTTCATATCCGGTTAATTATAAAGGGGAATATCATTATCGCAGCGGCAGTACAAAACAGTTGCTCAAAGGCGCTGCTCTTACGCAATTTCTGTTTGAGCGTACGGGACTTACTTGGGATAGTGTTCCGATGGAAAAACTTGATATGAAGGATTTCTGGCACGACAGTTTTGCTCTTTTTCGTAATCAAGCACTCCTAAGTAAAAGGATGGACGAGAAAGATTTGCAGATAACCGATGCGCAGTTGTTGGATCATTTAGGTCTTGTCAAAGACGGGCATATTTTAAGAGCTGGTATGATGTTATTTTATCAAGACCCTGAAAAATGGATTAATGGCGCGTATATCAAAGTCGGTTATTTTAAATCCAATACCGATATTGCATATATGGATGAAATTCACGGGTCATTGATTAGTCAAGCGGAAAAAGTAATCGATTTATTGTTTACAAAATATTTGACAGCTGATATCACGTATGAAGGTGTTACCCGTATTGAAACATATCCGTTCCCTAAAGCCGCAATTAGGGAGGCGGTGTATAATGCGATTGTTCACAAAAATTATGCAACTCAGATTCCTATCCAGATTAGCGTATATAAAGATAAATTATATATTTCCAACGACTGTATCCTGCCTGCAGGCTGGACAGTCGATACACTGATGAGTAAGCATCGTTCAAAACCATTTAATCCGAATATTGCGAATGGTTTTTTCAGAGCCGGTTTAATAGAAACATGGGGGCGCGGTATCGAAAAAATCTGTGAGGCATGTATTGAACACGACACTCCTATACCCAAGTACACTGTACACCCAGAAGATATTATGGTGATGTTTGAATGCTGTAAAAAAGAGATACATACCGGTGTCGTATGGGAGAAGCCGCAGAGATTCTATGATAAACGGTATGAATATCGCATGAATACCGACATGAATACCGACATGAATACCGACATGAATACCGACATGAATACCGCTGTCGGTACTTCTACTGATGATACTGTTATCCAAAGAGTATTGCATTTTCTGATACAATACCCCAAGAGCACGCAAAAAGAAATCAGTGAAAAACTTGAGGTAACGACCCGGACGGTCGAACGTACAATTGCAACATTAAAAGAACAAGGATATATCAAAAGAGCTGGGAATAACCGTTCCGGATATTGGGAGATTAAAAAATATAATTGGAGGACACGATGA
- a CDS encoding efflux RND transporter periplasmic adaptor subunit, translating to MSINKKPLTTRQRKSRKTRIIVIVCIAALVGGWYIFMKPKSTKTGDLPPLTVKKEIEHNQIEVSGYIEAAQTQVLEAPGEGFIEQVLVKEGNKVKKGALLFALDTDKQSYDVARQSFAIKQEQINGSSQKLSLMEQELRLLEKQLADRKVYAKFDGIVAAFTISQGQYAKAKDTFGTLIDRSFLKATVEIAESDASRLAVGQKVDMTFPAEPDIKVQAEVISYPAIARLTSLGRTVVDTLIRLDNPPEKILPGYSFNGTIVTGADSEALIVEQDAIRYVEGKPFVDKIDGNTTQEIAVTVEPYIKGFVKILSGVQENDVLKNQAKPNNDRDF from the coding sequence ATGAGTATCAATAAAAAGCCGCTGACGACACGGCAGCGAAAATCGCGGAAAACGAGAATTATTGTTATTGTATGCATAGCGGCGTTAGTAGGCGGCTGGTATATTTTTATGAAGCCTAAAAGCACAAAAACAGGTGATTTACCACCTTTAACGGTAAAAAAGGAAATCGAACACAATCAAATTGAGGTGTCCGGTTATATCGAAGCGGCACAGACGCAGGTTTTAGAAGCGCCCGGCGAGGGGTTTATCGAACAGGTGCTGGTAAAAGAAGGTAATAAAGTAAAAAAAGGAGCACTCTTGTTTGCGCTTGATACCGATAAACAAAGCTATGATGTTGCCCGGCAGTCATTTGCAATAAAACAAGAGCAAATAAACGGTTCTTCGCAGAAGTTGAGCTTGATGGAACAGGAATTGCGGCTTCTGGAAAAACAGCTCGCCGATCGCAAAGTGTATGCTAAATTTGACGGCATTGTTGCAGCTTTCACGATTTCGCAAGGACAATACGCCAAGGCCAAAGATACCTTTGGCACACTGATTGACCGCAGTTTTCTTAAAGCCACGGTCGAAATTGCCGAAAGCGATGCGTCCCGCCTTGCAGTCGGACAAAAGGTTGATATGACATTCCCCGCCGAACCGGATATTAAAGTGCAGGCGGAGGTTATCTCCTATCCGGCAATAGCGCGGCTGACCAGCCTTGGGCGGACGGTTGTCGATACGCTGATCCGGCTGGATAATCCGCCGGAGAAAATTCTTCCCGGTTATTCTTTTAACGGAACCATCGTAACCGGCGCCGATTCCGAAGCGCTTATAGTAGAGCAAGACGCCATCCGTTATGTGGAAGGGAAGCCGTTTGTCGATAAAATCGATGGCAATACCACACAGGAAATTGCGGTAACTGTTGAACCGTATATTAAAGGCTTTGTGAAGATTCTCTCCGGCGTACAGGAAAACGACGTGCTGAAAAATCAAGCAAAGCCGAACAACGATAGAGATTTCTAG
- a CDS encoding ABC transporter ATP-binding protein, with translation MIVSLDSVVKTFFMGENEVHALRSVSFDIPEGSFVSLMGPSGSGKTTCMNMIGCLDRPTAGAIYVDGENTAEMTEKDLAFLRNRTIGFVFQQYFLLPTLTILENVMLPLRYQGLPASERKKLAAEELDKVGLSNRLKHRPSELSGGQKQRVAIARALVTRPKLILADEPTGALDSETGQSVLDLFFDINRQGTAVIIVTHDPDIGAMAPRSIHLKDGKIISDTAVPEMKVCTTDTAVGTDIEKHTSDTADGSHV, from the coding sequence ATGATTGTCTCCCTTGATTCGGTGGTAAAAACCTTTTTTATGGGAGAAAACGAAGTACATGCCTTGCGCAGCGTCTCGTTCGATATACCGGAAGGGAGCTTTGTTTCGCTTATGGGACCGTCCGGTTCAGGTAAAACGACCTGTATGAATATGATCGGCTGCCTTGACCGTCCGACGGCAGGCGCTATCTATGTTGACGGAGAAAACACTGCCGAAATGACCGAAAAAGATTTGGCGTTTTTGCGGAATAGAACGATCGGGTTTGTCTTTCAGCAGTATTTTCTTCTGCCTACGCTTACCATTCTCGAAAACGTGATGCTGCCGCTCCGGTATCAGGGGCTGCCTGCCTCCGAACGGAAGAAACTTGCCGCCGAAGAGCTGGACAAAGTAGGATTGAGCAACCGCCTCAAGCACCGTCCAAGCGAGCTGTCGGGCGGACAAAAACAGCGTGTTGCCATTGCCCGCGCCCTTGTAACCCGGCCTAAACTGATTCTTGCCGACGAGCCGACCGGAGCGCTGGATTCCGAAACGGGGCAGTCCGTACTCGATCTTTTTTTCGATATAAACCGGCAAGGCACGGCGGTTATCATCGTCACTCACGATCCTGACATCGGTGCAATGGCACCGCGCTCCATCCACCTTAAAGACGGGAAAATCATCTCCGACACGGCGGTGCCGGAGATGAAAGTATGTACAACGGATACGGCTGTCGGGACAGATATAGAAAAGCATACATCAGACACTGCGGACGGCTCTCATGTTTGA
- a CDS encoding ABC transporter permease has product MFEDILSALQNFRHNKMRTLLSLLGIMIGVCSVVITMNLSRSLEASVALVFKDFSSSIVAVWPSSWRNSAITFNDRYADMLKKKIPQIKRVFWFDSFNAAVMRGRLNAGTKECFGVEYGYMEAQKWHLEYGTGFTASDFMSGAQKVIIGEDIAKGLFPEGSAVGKTLTLSVDNGNAAPLLFTCTVIGVLKTKQTTVGQMQRFVLIPHSFIRLQFGRKEADSVDVELYDTVMDIEAVEEAIKAASDEYANSKNAVRIWSAQSMQKQVQSSLAMIAAVLSGIAGLSLLIGGVGIMNIMLVTVAERRQEIGIRKAIGATTGAILSQFLTESAAISIVGGGIGLTAGFLISLVAVTPILSQFSGGSDVVLSFNMRGALMAFLISAGAGIFFGLYPAWQAGKLDPVKALEET; this is encoded by the coding sequence ATGTTTGAAGATATCCTTTCAGCATTGCAGAATTTCCGGCACAATAAGATGCGCACGCTCCTTTCGCTTTTAGGGATTATGATCGGTGTATGCTCGGTTGTTATTACGATGAATTTAAGCCGTTCGCTGGAAGCAAGCGTTGCGTTGGTGTTTAAGGATTTCAGCAGTTCGATAGTCGCCGTGTGGCCTTCGTCGTGGCGGAATTCTGCAATTACTTTTAACGACCGCTATGCCGATATGCTGAAAAAAAAGATACCGCAGATAAAACGCGTTTTTTGGTTTGATTCGTTTAATGCCGCGGTCATGCGTGGCCGCCTGAACGCCGGCACGAAGGAATGTTTCGGTGTAGAATACGGGTATATGGAAGCGCAGAAATGGCATCTTGAATACGGCACGGGATTTACCGCTTCGGATTTTATGAGCGGTGCGCAGAAGGTTATTATCGGGGAAGATATTGCCAAAGGCCTATTTCCGGAAGGAAGCGCCGTAGGTAAAACGCTGACGCTGTCGGTGGACAATGGAAATGCTGCGCCGCTCCTTTTTACGTGTACGGTTATCGGCGTGCTCAAAACAAAACAGACGACGGTAGGGCAGATGCAGCGGTTTGTATTGATACCGCATTCATTTATAAGGCTGCAATTCGGCCGAAAGGAAGCTGACTCGGTTGATGTTGAATTGTACGATACCGTAATGGATATCGAAGCTGTTGAAGAGGCGATTAAAGCAGCCTCCGACGAATATGCAAACAGTAAAAATGCGGTACGGATATGGTCGGCGCAGTCGATGCAAAAACAGGTTCAGAGCAGTCTTGCGATGATTGCCGCTGTGCTGTCCGGTATTGCAGGGCTTTCGCTGTTGATAGGCGGTGTCGGTATTATGAATATCATGCTCGTAACGGTTGCGGAGCGGCGGCAGGAAATCGGCATCCGCAAAGCAATCGGCGCTACGACGGGAGCAATCCTTTCGCAGTTCTTAACGGAATCGGCAGCCATCAGCATTGTCGGCGGAGGCATCGGTCTTACAGCAGGTTTTTTAATCAGCCTTGTCGCCGTTACGCCGATTTTATCTCAGTTTTCAGGCGGAAGCGACGTTGTATTATCGTTCAATATGCGGGGTGCCTTGATGGCGTTTTTGATTTCCGCAGGAGCGGGCATTTTCTTCGGGCTATACCCCGCATGGCAAGCCGGCAAACTCGATCCGGTCAAGGCGCTGGAGGAAACATAA
- a CDS encoding ABC transporter permease produces MWEDFINAFGNFRSKKLRTVLSLLGIAIGVTVVTVISNIGSSMQASMAKLFNLDAMNMIQIEPRWDFDKQKHHIKLTEKYREALEKNVPLVKNVFYSGFFNATVSHNSFYLKNQRIVGIEYGALEANGYEWSYGKSFSLDDFANRRHKIILVEDEAKVLFPEGNAIGKRVTLTVPYNQGRQFIPFSFEVCGVVKPRNRFSSIGSFMVPRSFVAEDMGIGKNDSDLASVQIYDPAYIDEATTQIKAFSDSFAKTENALWTFSEKDLMNQINSQIGLVSVVLTVIAVMSLLVGGINIMNIMLVTVTERKKEIGIRKALGASEAVIRNQFLVESATLSLTGGIFGMLLGGGLSMLLVQTVFQSDNFKMVFSPNISGSVIAFAVSITIGIFFGLRPAVKAARLDPVKALAD; encoded by the coding sequence ATGTGGGAAGATTTTATCAATGCGTTCGGCAATTTCCGCAGCAAAAAATTGCGGACGGTACTGTCCCTTTTAGGGATTGCAATCGGCGTTACCGTTGTTACGGTTATCAGCAATATCGGCAGCTCTATGCAGGCAAGCATGGCGAAATTATTCAACCTTGATGCGATGAATATGATTCAAATTGAGCCTCGCTGGGATTTTGATAAACAAAAGCATCATATCAAACTGACTGAAAAATACCGTGAAGCATTAGAAAAAAATGTACCGCTCGTAAAAAACGTATTTTATTCAGGTTTTTTCAACGCAACAGTGTCGCACAATTCGTTTTATCTGAAAAATCAGCGGATAGTCGGTATTGAATACGGTGCGCTTGAAGCAAACGGGTACGAATGGTCTTATGGAAAGAGTTTTAGTCTTGATGATTTTGCGAATCGCCGGCATAAAATTATTCTGGTTGAAGATGAAGCAAAGGTGCTATTCCCCGAAGGAAACGCTATCGGGAAAAGAGTTACGCTTACCGTTCCGTATAATCAGGGACGCCAGTTTATTCCATTTTCGTTTGAGGTATGCGGTGTTGTAAAGCCGCGCAATCGGTTTTCCAGTATCGGTTCTTTTATGGTGCCGCGGTCATTTGTTGCAGAGGATATGGGTATCGGCAAAAATGATTCTGATCTCGCTTCGGTGCAGATTTACGATCCGGCATATATTGACGAAGCAACGACGCAGATAAAGGCATTTTCCGATTCGTTTGCCAAAACAGAGAACGCCTTATGGACGTTTTCGGAAAAAGATCTGATGAATCAAATCAATTCGCAAATCGGGCTGGTCAGCGTCGTACTTACCGTGATTGCAGTTATGTCACTTCTGGTCGGCGGTATCAACATTATGAATATTATGCTGGTTACCGTAACGGAGCGGAAAAAAGAAATCGGCATCCGCAAGGCGCTCGGCGCAAGCGAAGCGGTAATACGCAATCAGTTCTTGGTGGAGTCCGCGACGTTGAGTTTGACGGGAGGCATATTCGGTATGCTGCTTGGCGGAGGGCTTAGCATGCTTTTGGTACAAACCGTCTTTCAGTCCGACAATTTCAAGATGGTCTTTTCCCCGAATATTAGCGGTTCGGTTATTGCATTTGCCGTGTCCATAACCATCGGTATTTTCTTCGGTTTGCGACCGGCGGTTAAAGCCGCGCGGCTGGATCCGGTTAAAGCATTGGCGGATTAA
- a CDS encoding tetratricopeptide repeat protein, translating to MNDLHKYLIGTAAGIVLCLLIWGGYSLIFGGKGTNNVPISTNELNGGAIGTASGQSSDILGNNGFFAAENDSNELTQEQQERLLAAQAANESLAKKYGTQDGSNLQNQQSLLDSQTDGTGSAYPGVFGYDALALNRGTQEQETARAIGNQKLEEDRNKVRGYIVQGKSAAQKNQLDNALTAFEHADEAMPDDKDFEAASYHDMASSLFLLSKTTSDTQTAQKARDEAERYIKKSLAARNNTDARELYSNIIAEYQKAAEAKRQQALLAQQQAAERARKEDQAEQQRRQVVELIGQGKNAVNKRQLNSAASAFDRAAASMPDNKQFASDSYTEMADAMLNLAQHLSNPNDVQTSLNKAENYIKAALAAQNSSGARNLYAKILDARKEQERLAQAKAEAQRKQQEQSAQAAAQKKAEEQRKEQERLAQARAEAQRKQQEQAAQAAAQKKAEEQRKQQERLAQAKAEAQRKQQEQAAQAAAQKKAEEQRKEQERLAQAKAEAQRKQQEQAAQAEAQRKQQEQPKTAAHKQVENLIAQGITAAQRKQLNNAILALDRASRFMPKDDDFAEESYRKMADAMFNLAENSTDKQTKSGALKKADEYIKKGLASKNTSESQALAAKIAGAQSALQAQANSAAKPQTAQQTHQAAPQKNTDANKANQANTANNANAQAAAQARAAAQAEAAQKAQAELLAKKHEVDALVQQGKKSAASGNFAAAQSAFSKAAAQIPSGDAAFAAEQYREMADAMQSLAKTSPAHKDQALKDAADYIKKSIASKNDDAKAHYVYAQIADAQNNGSLAVQELEAARRLDPQNAQYNYELGRKYFAQKKYPQARTAFEQAVKSNPQFEAAFFNLGMTHKIMNANDAALTAFSKAAALKPDYVRAWIEMARMQDKKRNYGEAINNYRKALSLEPSNTSALKEMAQVYSKQKDAQQAERYFKEALTLGDADPVTYYNLAAVQLELGKTAEALQNAQKALAVNDKDARFLYTYGLALEKNNRLREAEDYYTRAVTADGNYSKPRINLGRIQLEAGHLDSAEQHLLAAYRAEPSNFEVNMNLGKLYGLKNQYGKAIDYYTNAIKIMPKDIDARQNLAAVYLSAGLKENARDTYRDIIKINPQAWDSYYELGKVYISLDNKAEAKAIFEQLLKQKPNYRYAAEVRKLLVNL from the coding sequence TTGAATGATTTACACAAATATTTAATCGGAACAGCAGCAGGTATTGTACTATGTCTTTTAATTTGGGGCGGGTACTCTCTTATTTTCGGTGGGAAAGGGACAAATAACGTACCGATTTCAACAAATGAACTGAATGGCGGCGCTATTGGAACCGCTTCCGGGCAATCTTCCGATATTTTAGGAAATAACGGTTTCTTCGCAGCCGAAAATGACAGTAATGAACTTACGCAAGAGCAACAGGAGCGGCTTTTAGCTGCACAAGCTGCAAATGAAAGTCTTGCTAAAAAGTATGGTACCCAAGACGGAAGTAACCTACAAAATCAGCAAAGTTTATTGGATAGCCAAACGGATGGAACAGGGAGTGCCTATCCGGGAGTGTTCGGTTATGATGCGCTTGCGCTTAACCGCGGAACACAGGAACAGGAAACAGCGCGGGCAATCGGAAATCAAAAACTTGAAGAAGACCGTAATAAAGTACGCGGCTATATTGTGCAAGGAAAAAGTGCCGCTCAAAAAAATCAGCTGGACAATGCGCTTACCGCTTTTGAACACGCAGATGAAGCGATGCCTGATGACAAAGATTTTGAAGCCGCATCGTATCATGATATGGCATCATCCCTCTTTCTATTATCGAAAACAACGTCCGATACTCAGACTGCTCAAAAAGCCCGGGATGAAGCTGAACGGTATATAAAGAAATCGCTTGCAGCCCGCAATAATACGGATGCCCGCGAACTCTATAGTAATATTATAGCTGAATATCAAAAAGCAGCCGAAGCAAAGCGTCAGCAGGCGCTGTTAGCCCAACAGCAAGCGGCAGAACGCGCACGTAAAGAAGATCAAGCAGAGCAGCAGCGGAGACAGGTTGTAGAACTGATCGGACAAGGGAAAAACGCCGTAAACAAACGGCAGTTGAATAGTGCCGCATCGGCATTCGATAGAGCGGCTGCCTCAATGCCGGACAATAAACAGTTTGCAAGCGATTCATACACGGAGATGGCTGATGCAATGCTCAATCTTGCACAGCACCTCTCAAATCCGAACGATGTGCAGACATCGCTGAATAAGGCCGAAAACTACATTAAAGCAGCGCTTGCTGCACAGAACAGCTCCGGCGCCCGTAATCTTTACGCTAAAATACTTGACGCCCGCAAAGAGCAGGAGCGGCTTGCACAGGCAAAGGCCGAAGCCCAGCGTAAGCAGCAAGAACAGTCTGCCCAAGCCGCAGCACAGAAAAAAGCCGAGGAACAACGGAAAGAACAGGAGCGGCTTGCACAGGCAAGAGCCGAAGCCCAGCGTAAGCAGCAAGAACAGGCTGCCCAAGCCGCGGCGCAGAAAAAAGCCGAGGAACAACGCAAACAGCAGGAGCGGCTTGCGCAGGCAAAGGCTGAAGCCCAGCGTAAGCAGCAAGAACAGGCTGCCCAAGCCGCGGCGCAGAAGAAAGCCGAGGAACAACGCAAAGAGCAGGAGCGGCTTGCACAGGCAAAGGCCGAAGCCCAGCGTAAACAGCAAGAACAGGCTGCCCAAGCCGAGGCGCAGCGTAAGCAGCAGGAACAGCCGAAAACAGCGGCACACAAGCAGGTAGAAAATCTGATAGCGCAAGGAATAACCGCAGCACAACGCAAACAGCTGAATAACGCTATTCTTGCTTTAGACAGAGCAAGCCGCTTCATGCCCAAGGATGATGATTTTGCGGAAGAGTCTTATCGCAAAATGGCTGATGCAATGTTTAACTTGGCGGAAAATTCGACGGACAAGCAGACAAAATCGGGTGCTTTGAAAAAAGCCGATGAGTATATTAAAAAAGGACTTGCTTCAAAAAATACTTCCGAATCACAAGCGTTGGCTGCAAAAATTGCCGGCGCGCAATCGGCACTGCAAGCGCAAGCAAATTCCGCTGCAAAGCCGCAGACTGCACAGCAAACGCATCAGGCCGCGCCGCAAAAAAATACCGACGCAAATAAGGCAAACCAAGCTAATACGGCAAATAATGCAAACGCGCAAGCGGCAGCACAAGCCCGCGCTGCAGCCCAAGCGGAGGCTGCACAAAAAGCACAAGCAGAATTGCTGGCTAAAAAACATGAAGTAGATGCACTGGTGCAACAAGGCAAAAAATCCGCAGCAAGCGGCAATTTTGCCGCAGCGCAAAGCGCTTTCAGTAAAGCCGCGGCGCAAATACCGTCAGGAGATGCTGCTTTTGCGGCAGAACAATACAGGGAGATGGCCGATGCCATGCAGTCGCTTGCCAAGACCTCTCCTGCCCATAAAGACCAAGCGTTAAAAGATGCCGCCGACTATATTAAGAAATCGATAGCTTCTAAAAATGATGATGCCAAGGCTCACTATGTATATGCTCAAATTGCAGATGCCCAAAACAATGGATCGCTTGCAGTGCAGGAATTGGAAGCCGCTCGCCGGCTCGATCCGCAGAATGCTCAATATAATTATGAGTTGGGTAGAAAGTATTTTGCACAGAAAAAATACCCGCAAGCGCGCACTGCGTTTGAACAAGCCGTAAAATCCAATCCGCAATTTGAAGCGGCTTTTTTCAACCTCGGTATGACGCACAAGATTATGAACGCAAATGATGCCGCTCTTACGGCCTTTTCAAAAGCCGCAGCGTTAAAGCCGGATTACGTCAGGGCATGGATCGAAATGGCCCGTATGCAGGATAAAAAGCGCAATTACGGTGAGGCAATTAACAACTACCGAAAAGCGTTGTCATTGGAACCTTCGAACACCTCAGCATTAAAAGAGATGGCGCAAGTGTATTCAAAACAAAAAGATGCTCAACAAGCGGAACGCTATTTTAAAGAAGCGTTAACGCTCGGTGATGCCGATCCGGTAACATATTATAACCTTGCTGCGGTACAACTTGAACTCGGCAAGACGGCAGAAGCGTTACAAAATGCACAAAAAGCCTTAGCAGTTAACGATAAAGACGCCCGCTTTTTATACACGTATGGATTAGCACTTGAAAAAAACAACCGGCTGCGCGAAGCTGAAGATTACTATACCCGTGCGGTTACAGCTGACGGGAACTATAGCAAGCCACGTATCAACCTTGGACGGATTCAGCTTGAAGCCGGTCATCTCGACAGTGCTGAACAGCATCTCTTGGCCGCATATCGGGCGGAGCCTTCAAACTTTGAAGTGAATATGAATTTAGGAAAGCTCTACGGGCTAAAAAATCAGTACGGTAAAGCTATCGATTATTATACAAATGCGATAAAAATTATGCCGAAAGATATCGATGCCCGTCAAAATCTTGCAGCTGTCTACTTATCAGCAGGATTAAAAGAAAATGCACGCGATACCTATCGGGATATTATCAAAATAAATCCGCAAGCATGGGATAGTTACTATGAGCTTGGAAAAGTGTATATTAGTTTAGATAACAAAGCGGAGGCAAAGGCTATTTTTGAGCAGTTGCTTAAGCAAAAACCGAATTACCGCTATGCAGCAGAAGTGAGAAAGTTATTGGTTAATCTCTAA
- a CDS encoding tetratricopeptide repeat protein, producing MKRICRISARQLISIVIYLIIVAPGFTEDALTQGKKFLLNNQPDKAVPLFYKAMTDGKGDSKINLYLGVCYISLGKYAEAEQQLLAGKSKDAAGSYLYSYNLGNVYFLQSRFTEAEEAYTAALAARRAYPPAVLNRANTYIKLEQYPQALEDYKFYLNLDPATSQRQAIQRMVSLLESEHREAEMIRMQEEARRLAEEAERKAAEDRYKKLQDEINASLQSVDNASSLSVGSDETLDYSEDYNLE from the coding sequence ATGAAGCGTATTTGCCGTATATCGGCTCGACAATTGATTTCGATTGTTATTTATCTAATAATAGTTGCACCGGGCTTTACAGAAGATGCTTTAACGCAAGGCAAAAAATTTCTACTGAATAATCAGCCGGATAAGGCTGTACCGCTTTTCTATAAGGCAATGACAGACGGAAAGGGCGACTCTAAAATCAACTTGTATTTGGGGGTGTGCTACATCAGCCTCGGTAAATATGCGGAAGCCGAACAGCAGCTGTTGGCAGGTAAAAGTAAAGATGCGGCTGGCTCATATCTCTACTCATATAATCTGGGAAATGTTTACTTTTTGCAAAGCCGGTTTACAGAGGCGGAAGAAGCTTATACCGCGGCCTTGGCAGCGCGCCGCGCCTATCCGCCGGCTGTATTGAATAGAGCGAATACCTATATTAAATTGGAACAATATCCGCAAGCATTGGAAGATTATAAATTTTATTTAAATCTCGACCCCGCTACTTCCCAAAGACAGGCGATTCAGCGTATGGTATCGCTTCTAGAATCGGAACACCGTGAAGCGGAAATGATTCGAATGCAAGAAGAAGCACGGAGGTTGGCGGAAGAAGCCGAACGAAAAGCCGCAGAAGATCGGTATAAAAAACTGCAAGATGAAATAAATGCGAGTTTACAATCAGTAGATAATGCTTCTTCTCTTTCTGTCGGTTCGGATGAAACGTTAGACTATTCGGAGGATTATAATCTTGAATGA